The following proteins are encoded in a genomic region of Nicotiana sylvestris chromosome 4, ASM39365v2, whole genome shotgun sequence:
- the LOC104222170 gene encoding LOW QUALITY PROTEIN: ATP-dependent RNA helicase DEAH11, chloroplastic-like (The sequence of the model RefSeq protein was modified relative to this genomic sequence to represent the inferred CDS: inserted 2 bases in 1 codon; deleted 2 bases in 2 codons; substituted 2 bases at 2 genomic stop codons), which yields VCLSLILCYIYIYILRCCKFWVTVLIGETGSGKGTQLVQFLADSGVTGNGSIVCTQPRKLAANSLAQRVQQESEGCYDDTSIICYSSYSSGHKFDSKIVFMTDHCLLQHYMVDETLSKISCIVVDEAHERSLLNTDLLLALIKNLLHHRLDLRLVIMSATADADQLADYFFGCGTFHVAGRTYPVDIKYVPCESTGCLGAGPISSYVYDVIKMMTEIHETEGEGTLLAFLTSQIEVEWACEKFQSSSAIGLPLHGKLSYEEQHRVFLSYPGKRXVIFSTNVAETSLTIPGVKYVVDSGMVKERRFEPGTCMSILRICNVSQSSANQRAGRAGRTEPGRCYRLYSESDFEAMPCHQEPEIRKVHLGVAVLRILALGIKNVQDFDFVDAPSAKAIEMATRNLVQLGAVRQKDDAYELTTDGRKIVKLGIEPRLGKMILRCFSKHLSREGVVLAAVMANSSSMFCRIGSEGDNLKSDCLKVQFCHPNSDLFTLLSVYREWEAVPRERKNGWCWDNSINAKSMRRCQETVQELEACLENELNIIIASYWLWDPQVHTEHDETLKSTILFSLAENVAKYSGYDQLGYEVALSGKYIQLHPSCSLLNFDRRPTWAVFGEILAAANEYLVCVTVFEFSSLCTLSPSPLFNFLEMDAQKLEKKVLTGFGSMLLKRFCGKSNSSVNNLVSRIRTKHLDERIGIQVNVDKNEVLLCASSSDMERVLGQVNDALKYESKLLQNECLEKCLFNGGSAASASVALFGAGAIVKHLELKKRFLAADIFHSNTKAVDDKELLMFLERNTSGDICALLKSSGIGHDNEENRWGRVTFLSPDATKQATLLDKVECGGGFLKVVPSRSVFCNDQTQFSSVLRAKVYWPRRCSKGLAIVKCEPKDVAFIVNDFSGVMIGENFIRSKASNKYIDSIVISGSNSDLSEPEIFDVLSAATNMKILDFFLVRGDAVENPPIAACEEALRREISAFMPKRIPLVQSIRVQVFQPEPKDTYMRAAVLFDGSRHLEAAEALEQIDGKVLSGCLPWQKIRCQQLFHTSVSCPAPVYHVIRNQLDSLLARLRGRKGVECNLERNENGSYRVKISATGTKIVAELRRPLKQLMKGKIVDHVGISPTVVQLLFSREGTNIMKMVQRETGTYILFDRHSLYVRIFGSSDMIGMAQQSFGNALLALHESKQLEVHVRGGLLPLGLMKRVVQRCGPDLSGLKLKVPDAELSLNTRRHCISIRGTKEMKQKVEEIISEISQTSGFPNRRMDDEADCPICLCELEDAYRLEGFTHIFCRSCLLEXCESAIRSREGFPLCCVHKGCGARMLFADLRSLLSSEKLEELFRASIGAFVAASGGHYRFCPXPDCPSVYRVAESGVVGAPFTCGACYVETCVKSP from the exons GTTTGTTTGAGCTTGATtctttgttatatatatatatacatactgcGATGTTGCAAATTCTGGGTGACCGTTTTGATTGGCGAGACTGGATCAGGAAAAGGTACACAACTGGTTCAATTCCTAGCTGATTCTGGAGTGACTGGTAATGGATCTATAGTTTGTACTCAGCCCCGGAAGCTTGCTGCCAATTCTTTGGCACAAAGGGTGCAACAGGAAAGCGAAGGGTGTTATGATGACACCTCGATCATATGCTATTCTTCATATTCATCTGGTCATAAATTTGATTCAAAGATTGTGTTTATGACAGATCATTGCCTTCTACAGCACTATATGGTCGATGAGACTTTGTCCAAGATTTCATGTATTGTTGTTGATGAGGCACATGAAAGAAGCCTG CTAAACACTGATCTACTTTTAGCATTGATAAAGAATTTGCTCCATCACAGACTTGATCTGAGGCTTGTTATTATGTCTGCCACAGCTGATGCAGACCAGCTTGCTGATTACTTCTTTGGCTGTGGAACGTTCCACGTGGCTGGTAGAACTTATCCGGTTGATATTAAATATGTTCCCTGTGAATCCACTGGATGTCTTGGTGCTGGCCCAATCTCCTCTTATGTTTATGATGTTATTAAGATGATGACTGAAATCCATGAAACAGAGGGAGAGGGAACACTCCTAGCCTTCTTGACTTCTCAAATTGAAGTCGAATGGGCTTGTGAGAAGtttcaatcatcatcagccattGGTTTACCTTTACATGGCAAACTATCCTATGAAGAACAGCATAGAGTTTTTCTCAGCTATCCGGGGAAGAG GGTAATATTCAGTACAAATGTTGCTGAGACATCATTGACAATTCCAGGGGTTAAATATGTTGTTGATTCTGGCATGGTCAAAGAAAGAAGGTTTGAACCTGGCACTTGCATGAGTATTCTCAGGATATGCAATGTCAGCCAGAGCTCTGCTAATCAACGGGCTGGCCGTGCTGGGAGAACTGAACCAGGAAGGTGTTATAGACTTTACTCAGAAAGTGATTTTGAGGCTATGCCTTGTCATCAGGAACCTGAAATTCGCAAGGTTCATCTTGGTGTTGCAGTGTTGAGGATTCTTGCTCTGGGCATCAAGAACGTGCAAGATTTTGATTTTGTTGACGCACCTAGCGCTAAAGCTATTGAGATGGCCACCAGAAATCTGGTTCAGTTAGGAGCTGTTAGGCAAAAAGATGATGCTTATGAATTAACTACAGACGGGCGAAAAATAGTCAAGTTGGGTATTGAACCTCGGCTAGGCAAAATGATCCTGCGTTGCTTTAGTAAACATTTGAGTAGAGAAGGTGTTGTTCTTGCTGCTGTTATGGCTAATTCGAGCAGTATGTTTTGTAGGATTGGTTCTGAAGGAGACAATCTAAAATCTGATTGCTTGAAGGTGCAATTTTGCCATCCAAATAGTGATCTATTCACTCTACTTTCTGTTTACAGAGAATGGGAGGCTGTGCCTAGGGAAAGGAAGAATGGCTGGTGTTGGGATAATAGCATCAATGCCAAATCCATGAGGAGATGCCAGGAGACTGTGCAAGAACTGGAAGCTTGCCTCGAGAACGAACTTAATATTATTATTGCAAGCTACTGGCTTTGGGATCCTCAGGTGCATACCGAGCATGATGAAACTTTGAAAAGTACAATACTTTTTTCACTTGCGGAGAATGTTGCTAAGTATTCTGGATATGATCAGCTAGGTTATGAGGTAGCACTAAGTGGGAAGTATATCCAACTACATCCATCATGTTCACTGTTAAATTTTGATCGACGACCTACCTGGGCAGTTTTTGGTGAAATCCTTGCTGCAGCTAATGAGTATCTGGTCTGTGTTACCGTATTTGAGTTTAGTTCTCTTTGTACTCTTAGTCCTTCCCCGTTGTTTAATTTTCTGGAGATGGATGCCCAAAAGCTGGAAAAGAAGGTTTTAACAGGTTTTGGGAGCATGCTATTGAAAAGATTCTGTGGAAAATCTAACAGTAGTGTCAATAACCTTGTTTCACGCATTAGAACTAAACATTTGGATGAAAGGATTGGCATTCAAGTTAATGTTGATAAGAATGAGGTTTTGTTATGTGCTTCGTCCAGTGACATGGAGCGTGTTTTGGGCCAAGTGAATGATGCACTAAAGTATGAAAGCAAGTTGTTGCAGAATGAATGCTTGGAGAAATGCCTATTCAATGGTGGATCAGCTGCTTCTGCCTCAGTTGCCCTCTTTGGAGCTGGTGCAATTGTTAAGCATTTGGAGCTTAAGAAGAGATTCTTGGCTGCTGACATATTTCATTCAAATACAAAAGCAGTTGATGATAAGGAACTGCTGATGTTTTTGGAGAGAAACACATCGGGTGATATTTGTGCACTGCTCAAGTCCTCAGGCATTGGCCACGACAATGAGGAGAACAGATGGGGCAGGGTAACATTTCTTTCTCCTGATGCTACTAAACAAGCTACATTGTTGGATAAGGTAGAATGTGGTGGTGGCTTTCTAAAAGTTGTTCCTTCGAGGAGTGTATTCTGTAATGACCAAACGCAGTTTTCCTCTGTTCTCAGAGCTAAAGTTTATTGGCCTCGTAGATGCAGTAAAGGTTTAGCTATTGTAAAATGTGAACCAAAAGATGTTGCTTTTATAGTAAATGATTTCTCTGGTGTAATGATAGGTGAAAACTTTATCCGTTCAAAGGCAAGCAATAAGTACATTGACAGCATAGTAATTTCAGGC AGCAATAGCGATCTTTCTGAACCGGAGATATTTGACGTTTTGAGTGCAGCAACGAACATGAAAATTCTGGATTTCTTCTTGGTGAGAGGAGATGCTGTGGAAAATCCTCCAATTGCTGCTTGTGAAGAAGCACTTAGAAGAGAAATATCCGCCTTCATGCCTAAAAGAATCCCTTTAGTCCAGTCTATTCGGGTTCAGGTCTTCCAACCAGAACCGAAGGACACTTACATGCGAGCGGCTGTCCTGTTTGATGGAAGTCGGCATCTTGAAGCAGCTGAGGCTTTGGAGCAAATTGATGGCAAGGTTTTGTCTGGATGTCTTCCCTGGCAGAAGATAAGATGTCAGCAACTGTTTCACACCTCTGTTTCCTGTCCTGCACCAGTTTATCATGTTATTAGGAACCAGCTGGATTCTTTACTTGCACGTCTCCGGGGAAGAAAGG GTGTGGAGTGCAATCTGGAGAGAAATGAAAATGGGTCTTATAGGGTTAAAATATCTGCTACTGGTACAAAGATTGTGGCAGAACTGAGAAGGCCATTGAAGCAACTTATGAAAGGCAAGATTGTGGATCATGTGGGTATTTCTCCAACTGTTGTCCAACTTCTATTTTCAAGAGAAGGGACTAATATTATGAAGATGGTTCAGCGGGAGACAGGGACCTATATTCTTTTTGACAGGCATAGCCTTTATGTGAGAATCTTTGGTTCCTCAGACATGATTGGTATGGCGCAGCAGAGTTTCGGTAACGCCCTTCTGGCTTTACATGAAAGCAAGCAACTTGAAGTGCATGTTCGTGGAGGACTTTTGCCTCTTGGCCTGATGAAAAGAGTTGTTCAGAGGTGTGGACCAGATCTTAGTGGTCTCAAACTAAAGGTGCCCGATGCAGAGCTCTCTCTGAACACTAGGCGCCATTGCATCTCTATTAGAGGTACTAAAGAGATGAAGCAAAAAGTTGAGGAGATAATTTCTGAAATTTCTCAAACAAGTGGGTTTCCAAATCGAAGGATGGATGATGAGGCTGACTGTCCTATTTGCTTGTGTGAACTAGAGGATGCTTATAGACTTGAAGGTTTTACCCACATCTTCTGTCGATCATGCTTGCTGGAATAGTGCGAGTCTGCAATCAGAAGCAGGGAAGGTTTCCCGCTATGTTGTGTGCATAAAGGTTGTGGAGCACGTATGCTGTTTGCTGATTTGAGGTCTCTATTGTCAAGTGAGAAGTTGGAAGAACTTTTCAGGGCTTCTATAGGGGCTTTTGTAGCAGCAAGCGGGGGTCACTACCGGTTTTGCCCCTAACCTGACTGCCCTTCAGTGTATCGTGTTGCTGAATCAGGAGTGGTTGGTGCGCCCTTTACCTGTGGTGCATGTTATGTGGAGACGTGTGTTAAATCTCCATGA
- the LOC104234567 gene encoding probable LRR receptor-like serine/threonine-protein kinase At3g47570 produces the protein MEKHIFLLILLFLCQYYSIFISAASSNETDQQALLAFQSLVTSPSPFLAKNWTKNTSFCSWFGVTCSSKRQRVVALTLPNLQLQGTISPSLANLSFLRELNLRNNFFHGSIPYDIGHLPRLRVIDIQDNQLQGSIPTSLFQHQKVQTISLALNKLSGEMWKGPWYVPELRVLNLWNNSFIGIIPPSIGNSTKLMNLSLSGNGINGNIPKEIGNLSQLAVLSLFDNQLTGSIPAALFNISSLIIISLARNSLSGPLLLDEGKILSNLEFLGVSYNQISGHIPSNICQLADLKILSISFNNINGEIPRNIGCLANLEEFYIGYNPTSGTIPASLGNISTLQNLNGMNNSLQGPIPPELGKLSNLRQLSFDLNHNLIGQIPDAIFNISSLELVGFSFNNLSGRIPATTGRRLPNLRGIYLSYNQLEGEIPPYITNASKLNALALDMNLLTGTIPTNLGNLRELRGLFLFGNQLNNEPSEYELQFLNSLVYCRMLRSLAVGSNLLNGILPSTIGNLSSTIEIFHIADAHINGLIPKGIGNMSGLTKLNFQDNNLIGSIPYEVGRLKKLQGLFLSNNKLQGRILDVVCDLSNLVVLHLPENELSGVIPECIGNLSMLQQLDLASNNFLSKLPLSLWKMSSLLTLNMSRSSIQGEVPPDIGELKAIVAIDLSGNHFSGMIPSRIGDLENMLYLSLSNNSFLGLIPLSFSSLISLVFLDLSLNALSGSIPKSLENLSHLASINVSFNDLEGEIPSGGVFANSTSQSFLGNKGLCGMQVLGVSACTITNSGQRSRFKKLVLKVVTPVVISSFIIFLLASIWIMKRQKKKGKPKDVEKVSEIRTYQLVSYLEIQRATNNFDGSNLIGVGSSGSVYKGTLSSGIVVAIKVLDLQNEEACKRFDTECEVMRNVRHKNLVPVITTCSSEYIRAFVLQYMSNGSLDNWLYKEDHHLNLHQRVTIMLDVALAVEYLHHGHHTPIVHCDLKPANVLLDDEMVAYVSDFGISKILAVSKSMAHTETLGTLGYIAPEYGSEGIVSTSGDVYSYGIMLMEVLAKRRPTYEEVFNENLGLREWIKRAFSGTMMEVVDANLFLEEEQVNSKSEICIASMIQLALDCTNERPESRIAMKDVVKRLHKIKNTFLAT, from the exons ATGGAGAAGCACATTTTCTTATTGATTCTTCTCTTTCTATGTCAATATTACTCCATTTTTATATCGGCTGCTTCCTCAAATGAAACAGACCAACAAGCTCTGCTAGCTTTCCAAAGTCTTGTTACAAGTCCTAGTCCTTTTCTGGCCAAGAACTGGACCAAGAATACTTCTTTTTGCTCTTGGTTTGGTGTCACTTGCAGTTCAAAAAGGCAAAGAGTTGTGGCCTTGACTCTTCCTAATTTGCAACTTCAAGGCACAATTTCCCCATCTTTGGCCAATTTGTCGTTTCTCAGAGAGCTCAATCTTAGGAACAACTTCTTCCATGGCAGCATACCTTATGACATTGGCCACTTGCCTCGCTTGCGAGTGATTGATATTCAAGACAATCAACTCCAAGGAAGTATTCCAACAAGTCTATTTCAACACCAAAAAGTTCAAACAATATCATTGGCTTTAAATAAACTCAGTGGTGAAATGTGGAAGGGGCCATGGTATGTACCAGAACTCAGAGTCTTAAATCTCTGGAACAATAGCTTCATAGGTATAATTCCTCCTTCTATTGGAAATTCTACAAAATTGATGAACTTAAGTTTGTCTGGGAATGGAATCAACGGCAACATTCCAAAGGAGATTGGTAATCTGAGCCAGCTTGCAGTGTTATCCTTGTTTGATAATCAATTAACAGGTTCCATTCCTGCAGCACTGTTTAATATCTCCTCATTAATTATCATATCTCTAGCAAGAAATAGCCTTTCTGGTCCTCTCTTGCTTGATGAAGGGAAGATTTTGTCAAATCTAGAGTTTTTAGGTGTATCTTACAACCAAATTTCTGGTCACATTCCTTCCAACATTTGCCAACTTGCAGATCTGAAAATTTTGTCCATATCTTTCAACAACATAAATGGAGAAATACCCAGAAATATTGGTTGTTTAGCCAATCTCGAGGAGTTCTATATTGGTTATAATCCAACAAGTGGGACTATTCCTGCATCATTGGGCAATATTTCGACTCTGCAAAATCTTAATGGTATGAACAATAGTCTACAGGGGCCAATTCCTCCAGAATTAGGGAAGCTATCCAATTTGAGGCAATTAAGCTTTGATCTAAATCATAATCTTATTGGTCAAATTCCAGATGCTATTTTCAATATATCTTCTTTGGAACTCGTTGGTTTCAGTTTCAACAACCTCTCGGGAAGAATTCCAGCCACTACAGGTCGTCGTCTTCCAAACCTTAGAGGAATTTACTTGTCATACAATCAGCTTGAAGGGGAAATTCCTCCGTATATCACAAATGCTTCCAAGCTTAACGCACTGGCGCTAGATATGAACCTTCTCACCGGCACTATTCCTACAAATTTGGGGAATCTTCGTGAGCTGCGAGGATTATTCCTATTTGGTAATCAACTTAACAATGAACCAAGTGAATATGAGCTACAATTCTTAAATTCATTGGTGTACTGTAGGATGTTGCGATCTCTAGCAGTGGGTTCCAATCTGTTGAATGGCATTCTGCCCAGTACTATTGGGAATCTTTCGTCTACTATTGAAATATTTCATATAGCAGATGCGCACATCAATGGTCTCATCCCCAAAGGTATAGGCAACATGAGCGGACTAACGAAACTAAACTTTCAAGACAACAACTTGATTGGAAGTATTCCTTATGAGGTTGGTAGGCTTAAAAAACTCCAAGGGCTATTTTTAAGTAACAATAAATTACAGGGGCGTATTCTAGATGTAGTATGTGATTTATCTAATTTGGTTGTATTACATTTGCCTGAAAATGAGCTATCTGGGGTGATTCCAGAATGCATAGGAAATCTTAGCATGCTACAACAGCTTGATTTGGCGTCTAACAATTTTTTATCAAAGCTTCCTTTGAGCCTTTGGAAAATGAGTAGTCTTCTCACACTAAACATGTCACGAAGTTCCATACAAGGAGAAGTTCCACCAGATATTGGAGAACTGAAGGCCATTGTAGCAATAGATCTTTCTGGCAACCACTTTTCAGGCATGATACCAAGTAGAATAGGGGACCTCGAGAACATGCTGTATCTTTCCCTATCAAACAACTCCTTTTTGGGCTTAATTCCATTATCCTTTTCGAGCCTGATAAGCTTGGTATTCCTGGATTTGTCTTTAAATGCCTTGTCTGGTAGTATTCCTAAGTCATTGGAAAACCTATCACACCTTGCAAGTATCAATGTTTCATTTAATGATTTAGAAGGTGAAATACCCAGTGGTGGTGTGTTTGCAAATTCTACTTCAcaatctttcctagggaacaaaGGTCTATGTGGAATGCAAGTACTGGGGGTTTCTGCTTGCACAATCACTAATTCTGGACAACGATCAAGGTTTAAGAAGCTTGTGCTAAAAGTCGTTACTCCGGTGGTTATTTCATCTTTTATAATATTCTTGTTGGCTTCAATTTGGATAATGAAACGACAGAAGAAGAAAGGGAAGCCTAAAGATGTGGAAAAGGTATCGGAGATCAGGACTTATCAATTGGTTTCTTATCTCGAGATTCAACGAGCAACAAATAATTTTGATGGATCAAATTTAATTGGTGTGGGAAGTTCTGGTTCTGTGTACAAAGGCACATTATCTAGTGGAATTGTGGTGGCAATAAAGGTTCTGGATTTACAAAATGAGGAAGCATGCAAAAGGTTTGATACTGAATGTGAAGTGATGAGAAATGTTCGGCACAAAAATCTTGTCCCGGTGATTACTACTTGTTCTAGTGAATACATAAGAGCCTTTGTTCTGCAATATATGTCCAACGGAAGTCTTGATAATTGGTTGTACAAAGAAGATCACCACTTGAACCTTCATCAAAGAGTCACCATAATGCTTGATGTGGCTTTGGCAGTTGAATACCTACATCACGGTCATCACACCCCCATAGTACATTGTGACCTAAAGCCAGCCAACGTTCTTTTGGATGACGAAATGGTGGCATATGTTAGTGATTTTGGCATCTCCAAAATTTTGGCTGTAAGCAAGTCCATGGCTCATACCGAGACATTAGGCACTCTTGGTTATATTGCACCAG AATATGGCTCGGAGGGAATAGTGTCCACTAGTGGTGATGTTTACAGCTATGGAATCATGTTGATGGAGGTTCTGGCGAAAAGAAGGCCAACATATGAAGAGGTATTCAATGAAAATCTTGGATTAAGGGAGTGGATAAAACGAGCATTTTCAGGGACAATGATGGAAGTTGTGGATGCCAATCTTTTTCTTGAGGAAGAACAGGTCAATTCTAAAAGTGAAATTTGCATAGCGTCCATGATACAATTGGCTTTGGACTGCACAAACGAAAGGCCAGAATCAAGGATAGCCATGAAAGATGTAGTCAAGAGGCTTCACAAAATCAAGAACACATTTTTGGCAACATAG